A stretch of Haloprofundus halophilus DNA encodes these proteins:
- the menE gene encoding o-succinylbenzoate--CoA ligase produces MRDWLSHRARTSPTATALVVADSEAEWTVAELDAAVEETAGRLAALGVEADDHLGVLMDSRVAYVLFVHASMRLGATLVPLNDRLTAAELGPQIARADLTTLVCGETTEETAVDAVERADSTASTPLVSVDEPQHDAVTSFKDVTARGFVPAEWERSDPLVLLFTSGTTGDPKAVILRMGNVLSSAVASAFHLGISPDDRWLVPLSLYHMGGIGPILRGPLYGITVVLREEYDPGSTADDIGQFDITCVSLVPTMLTQMLDTRGTLADSLRVVLLGGAPAPRSLVERCRDYSVPVHPTYGMTETASQIATARPQEAFDHPGTVGRPLYWTRLTVVDEDGTELPPNEVGELVVDGPTVSPGYYGDETATNEAFGPNGLHTGDVGYRDEEGRVYVLNRLDDRIITGGENVDPGEIVETLRSHPDVADAAVVGVPDDEWGERVAALLVPKNPDLSVEDVDAFCRERLAGFKLPRTIEFDHELPRTVSGTVDRGALRDRLDDGIRIEDAESAEPTRKLDDATDAEGETDATEVDGTVTHEGDDSVVEEAESVDVTPGDDGDSSDESSESDSSDESNNVGESDESDSGDESDSGDESDSGDESDSGDGSDNGHSTDDTDETDSGSVGDDADDTDEASFWDVDDDADDARESDLDE; encoded by the coding sequence ATGCGCGATTGGCTCTCGCACCGGGCACGGACGTCTCCGACGGCGACGGCGCTCGTCGTCGCCGACTCGGAGGCCGAGTGGACCGTCGCCGAACTCGACGCCGCCGTCGAGGAGACGGCGGGCCGTCTCGCGGCACTCGGCGTCGAAGCCGACGACCACCTCGGCGTCCTCATGGACAGTCGGGTGGCGTACGTGCTGTTCGTCCACGCCTCGATGCGACTCGGCGCGACGCTCGTGCCGCTGAACGACCGCCTCACCGCCGCCGAACTCGGACCGCAGATAGCGCGCGCCGACCTGACGACGCTCGTCTGCGGCGAGACGACGGAGGAGACGGCCGTCGACGCGGTCGAGCGGGCCGACTCGACGGCCTCGACTCCGCTGGTCTCCGTCGACGAACCGCAGCACGACGCCGTCACGTCGTTCAAGGACGTGACCGCCAGGGGGTTCGTCCCGGCCGAGTGGGAGCGCTCGGACCCGCTCGTGCTCCTCTTCACCTCCGGGACCACCGGCGACCCGAAGGCGGTGATTCTCCGGATGGGAAACGTGCTGTCGAGCGCCGTCGCCTCGGCGTTCCACCTCGGCATCTCGCCGGACGACCGCTGGCTGGTTCCGCTGTCGCTGTACCACATGGGCGGTATCGGCCCGATTCTCCGCGGCCCACTGTACGGCATCACCGTCGTCCTCCGCGAGGAGTACGACCCGGGGTCGACCGCCGACGACATCGGCCAGTTCGACATCACCTGCGTCTCGCTCGTCCCGACGATGCTCACACAGATGCTCGACACGCGCGGGACGCTCGCCGACTCGCTACGAGTCGTCCTCCTCGGCGGTGCGCCGGCCCCGCGGTCGCTCGTCGAACGCTGCCGCGACTACTCGGTCCCGGTACACCCGACGTACGGGATGACCGAGACGGCCTCGCAGATAGCGACCGCTCGCCCGCAGGAAGCGTTCGACCACCCCGGAACCGTCGGCCGCCCGCTCTACTGGACGCGGCTGACCGTCGTCGACGAGGACGGTACCGAGCTTCCGCCGAACGAGGTCGGCGAACTGGTCGTCGACGGGCCGACCGTCTCGCCGGGCTACTACGGCGACGAGACGGCGACGAATGAGGCGTTCGGGCCGAACGGCCTCCACACCGGCGACGTCGGTTACCGCGACGAAGAGGGTCGCGTCTACGTGCTCAACCGCCTCGACGACCGGATCATCACCGGCGGCGAGAACGTCGACCCCGGCGAGATAGTCGAGACGCTCCGCTCGCACCCCGATGTCGCCGACGCCGCCGTCGTCGGCGTTCCCGACGACGAGTGGGGCGAACGAGTCGCGGCGCTTCTGGTGCCGAAGAACCCCGACCTCTCCGTCGAGGACGTCGACGCGTTCTGTCGGGAGCGACTCGCGGGGTTCAAGCTCCCGCGAACCATCGAGTTCGACCACGAACTCCCGCGAACGGTCTCGGGCACCGTCGACCGAGGGGCGCTCCGTGACAGGTTGGACGACGGTATTCGCATCGAGGACGCCGAGTCGGCGGAACCGACGCGGAAACTCGACGACGCGACCGATGCGGAAGGTGAAACCGACGCGACGGAAGTCGACGGGACGGTGACGCACGAGGGTGACGATTCGGTCGTCGAAGAAGCCGAATCGGTGGACGTCACTCCCGGCGACGATGGCGACAGTAGCGACGAGAGCAGCGAGAGCGACAGTAGCGACGAGAGCAACAATGTCGGCGAAAGCGACGAGAGCGACAGTGGTGACGAGAGCGACAGTGGTGACGAGAGCGACAGTGGTGACGAGAGCGACAGTGGCGACGGAAGCGATAACGGTCACAGCACCGACGACACCGACGAAACTGATAGCGGGAGCGTCGGTGACGACGCCGACGACACCGACGAAGCCTCGTTCTGGGACGTAGACGACGACGCGGACGACGCTCGGGAGTCGGACCTCGACGAGTGA
- a CDS encoding DNA mismatch repair protein: MRLQEYWGVGPKTSERLQETLGVAAAVEAIESADVRALTEAGIPAGRATRILRRANGDAGMATLGTRDARSVYDELLSLAGDHAVTRHAGDRIRVLTPLPERAARDARLDEIEAAREVWAELDADARDRVLAAFAAYDESGGTERAAVETALALRDIGLDTGPFAPLADVDEAALSEAVGALGHVDGDDVLDGADEKLDRLRDQLDAAERLESGAFDLLETVREAGARNLDDFEHAVADYVAAETELSREDVLGAAADDPVDAADFVSTTLRALAADLRERVDEREETVAADLRETIEAARDDIDAAVEAVEDSAFAVSLARFAEAYDLVRPELGGDDGPFGVAAVDARHLLLDDDVQPVTYAVGHHTLSAEPQPPADERVTVLTGANSGGKTTLLETLCQVALLAAMGLPVPASRAQVGDFDTVVFHRRHASFNAGVLESTLKSIVPPLSGEGRTLMLVDEFEAITEPGRAADLLGGLVGLTVDRNAVGVYVTHLAEDLSPLPAAARIDGIFAEGLTPDLKLRVDYQPRFGTIGKSTPEFIVSRLVANAKDNVERQGFQTLAAAVGEEAVQQTLSDARWRE, from the coding sequence ATGCGACTGCAGGAGTACTGGGGAGTCGGACCGAAGACGAGCGAGCGACTACAGGAGACGCTCGGCGTCGCCGCCGCCGTCGAGGCCATCGAATCCGCCGACGTGCGAGCGTTGACCGAAGCCGGAATCCCCGCCGGACGCGCGACGCGCATCCTCCGGCGTGCCAACGGCGACGCCGGGATGGCGACGCTCGGGACGCGCGACGCCCGCTCGGTCTACGACGAGTTACTCTCGCTGGCGGGCGACCACGCCGTGACGCGCCACGCGGGTGACCGAATCCGCGTGCTCACGCCGCTGCCGGAGCGCGCCGCCCGCGACGCGCGACTCGACGAAATCGAGGCCGCGCGGGAGGTGTGGGCCGAGTTGGACGCCGACGCCCGCGACCGGGTGCTCGCCGCCTTCGCCGCCTACGACGAGTCGGGCGGCACCGAGCGCGCCGCCGTCGAAACCGCGCTCGCCCTGCGCGACATCGGTCTCGACACCGGACCGTTCGCGCCGCTCGCCGACGTCGACGAAGCGGCGCTCTCGGAGGCCGTCGGCGCGCTCGGTCACGTCGACGGCGACGACGTGCTCGACGGTGCCGACGAGAAGCTCGACCGCCTCCGCGACCAGTTAGACGCCGCAGAGCGCCTCGAATCCGGCGCGTTCGACCTCCTGGAGACGGTCAGAGAGGCGGGCGCGCGCAACCTCGACGACTTCGAGCACGCGGTGGCGGACTACGTCGCCGCCGAGACGGAGCTCTCTCGCGAGGACGTCCTCGGCGCGGCGGCCGACGACCCCGTCGACGCCGCCGACTTCGTCAGCACCACCCTTCGCGCGCTCGCGGCGGACCTCCGCGAGCGGGTCGACGAGCGCGAGGAAACTGTCGCCGCCGACCTCCGCGAGACCATCGAGGCCGCCCGCGACGACATCGACGCCGCCGTCGAGGCGGTCGAGGACAGCGCGTTCGCTGTCTCGCTGGCGCGCTTCGCCGAGGCGTACGACCTCGTCCGCCCCGAACTGGGCGGGGACGACGGCCCCTTCGGCGTCGCCGCCGTCGACGCGCGGCATCTGTTGTTGGACGACGACGTGCAACCGGTGACGTACGCCGTCGGCCACCACACCCTCTCGGCGGAGCCGCAACCGCCCGCGGACGAACGGGTGACCGTCCTGACGGGTGCGAACTCCGGCGGGAAGACGACGCTGTTGGAGACGCTGTGTCAGGTGGCGCTTCTGGCCGCGATGGGCCTGCCCGTCCCGGCGAGTCGAGCGCAGGTCGGCGACTTCGACACCGTCGTCTTCCACCGCCGTCACGCGAGTTTCAACGCCGGCGTGCTGGAGTCGACGCTCAAATCTATCGTCCCGCCGCTGTCGGGCGAGGGGCGGACGCTGATGCTCGTCGACGAGTTCGAGGCCATCACCGAACCGGGTCGGGCGGCGGATCTGCTGGGCGGGCTCGTCGGACTGACCGTCGACCGAAACGCCGTCGGCGTCTACGTCACCCACCTCGCTGAGGACCTGAGTCCGCTGCCCGCGGCCGCGCGCATCGACGGCATCTTCGCGGAGGGACTGACGCCCGACCTGAAGCTCCGCGTCGACTACCAACCGCGGTTCGGCACGATCGGGAAATCGACGCCGGAGTTCATCGTCTCGCGACTCGTCGCGAACGCGAAGGACAACGTCGAGCGACAGGGCTTTCAGACGCTCGCGGCGGCCGTCGGCGAGGAGGCGGTCCAACAGACGCTGTCGGACGCGCGCTGGCGGGAGTGA
- a CDS encoding MFS transporter produces MRTPSLDAVRGFRRPVYLVALGQLVNLFGSGLVYPFATVHFHLEVGISLGVVGFGLLLNNVATAVGTAVGGFAADRVGRKPVMVTSMALSTVTLAAYAAATDGAGFVAVATAAGLTLGLFPPASQAMIADLTEGSERDRAFALLKVANNAGFGLGFVVGGVLYSVAELAVFVADGLTCGVVAVLLWATLPRVRRGGDAGSEAGANAKSSLASALADWRRAVTRPRIVFLAVLNVGFAVMYAQMQATVPVVATETLGLTSAELGTLYVLNPLVIVTLQLPLVAAIGNWRRTRGLVASAGFWAAAMLAVWVVALGPLVGVSIPVVVGVALVGAFLVLRTLGEILHSPLVSSLASDISPEAERGSGLSLVEIAKRLGFGIGAALGGAFFDFGIGHLLWPTLALGCVGLAVGVLALERRVTPAENGAAGATATAD; encoded by the coding sequence GTGCGAACCCCCTCGTTGGACGCCGTGCGCGGCTTTCGTCGCCCCGTCTATCTCGTCGCGCTCGGTCAACTGGTCAACCTGTTCGGCTCCGGCCTCGTCTACCCGTTCGCAACCGTTCACTTCCACCTCGAAGTCGGCATCTCGCTCGGAGTCGTCGGCTTCGGTCTGCTTCTCAACAACGTCGCCACCGCCGTCGGCACCGCAGTCGGCGGGTTCGCCGCCGACCGAGTGGGGAGAAAGCCGGTGATGGTGACGAGCATGGCGCTGTCGACGGTGACGCTCGCCGCCTACGCCGCGGCGACAGATGGCGCCGGATTCGTCGCCGTCGCGACGGCCGCGGGCCTCACTTTGGGTCTGTTCCCCCCGGCGAGTCAGGCGATGATAGCCGACCTGACCGAAGGCAGCGAGCGCGACCGGGCGTTCGCACTCCTCAAAGTCGCCAACAACGCCGGGTTCGGTCTCGGGTTCGTCGTCGGCGGCGTCCTCTACAGCGTCGCGGAGTTGGCCGTCTTCGTCGCCGACGGCCTCACCTGCGGCGTCGTCGCCGTGCTGCTCTGGGCGACGCTTCCGCGCGTTCGACGGGGCGGCGACGCCGGTTCGGAAGCCGGGGCGAACGCCAAATCGTCGCTCGCGTCCGCGCTCGCCGACTGGCGACGCGCCGTCACGCGCCCGCGAATCGTCTTTCTCGCCGTTCTCAACGTCGGCTTCGCGGTGATGTACGCGCAGATGCAGGCGACGGTTCCGGTCGTCGCCACCGAGACGCTCGGTCTCACGTCGGCGGAACTCGGCACGCTCTACGTCCTGAACCCGCTCGTCATCGTCACGCTCCAGCTGCCGCTGGTCGCTGCTATCGGCAACTGGCGGCGCACGCGGGGACTGGTCGCCTCGGCGGGCTTCTGGGCGGCGGCGATGCTCGCCGTCTGGGTCGTCGCGCTCGGACCGCTCGTCGGCGTCTCGATCCCGGTCGTCGTGGGCGTCGCACTCGTCGGCGCGTTTCTCGTCCTCCGGACGCTCGGCGAGATTCTGCACTCGCCGCTGGTCTCCTCGCTCGCCAGCGACATCTCCCCCGAAGCCGAGCGCGGGTCGGGGCTCTCGCTCGTCGAAATCGCCAAGCGGCTCGGCTTCGGTATCGGCGCGGCGCTCGGTGGCGCGTTCTTCGACTTCGGTATCGGACATCTGCTCTGGCCGACGCTCGCGCTCGGCTGCGTAGGTCTCGCCGTCGGCGTGCTGGCGCTGGAGCGTCGGGTGACGCCCGCCGAGAACGGAGCGGCGGGCGCGACGGCGACGGCCGATTGA
- the mce gene encoding methylmalonyl-CoA epimerase, which produces MQFDHAGVATRDADALAELFGQLFDAPEVHREEFDGMTVVFLELDGGYFELLEPHADGAIARYLDSTGPGLHHFALATEDIESALDTARAAGVELIDEEPRPGAWGHQVAFLHPKSTGGVLVEFVEH; this is translated from the coding sequence AGGCGTCGCCACCCGCGACGCAGACGCGCTCGCGGAGTTGTTCGGTCAGTTGTTCGACGCCCCGGAAGTCCACCGCGAGGAGTTCGACGGGATGACCGTCGTCTTCCTCGAACTCGACGGCGGCTACTTCGAGTTGCTCGAACCGCACGCCGACGGCGCTATCGCGCGCTACCTCGACAGCACCGGACCCGGACTCCACCACTTCGCGCTCGCGACGGAGGATATCGAATCGGCACTCGACACCGCGAGAGCGGCGGGCGTCGAACTCATCGACGAGGAACCGAGACCGGGTGCGTGGGGCCATCAGGTCGCCTTCTTGCACCCGAAATCGACCGGCGGCGTCCTCGTCGAGTTCGTCGAGCACTGA
- a CDS encoding threonine ammonia-lyase: MTAYEPVESPDETTVFSYHDLTPPTLADVFRARRVTDRHLPKTPLVRSEYLSDELDADVYLKRDDTLPTGAFKVRGGLNLCSRLDPEFRDRGLIAASTGNHGQSVAYAGQTFDIPVVIAVPGEPNEDKVEAIERFGAEVHRVGRDYDDAREWAEQQASEHGYRYVHSANEPLLVAGVGTAGLEVLDDLPDVDAVFCPIGGGSSASGYCLTVGDVADADVVGVQSSNADAMYRAWKEGHLDPQPTADTLAEGLQSRVPFALTSEILGEKLTDMVTVSDDAIRRAVRTMVEREHILLEGAGAASVAGALASADELAGKTVVLQLSGRNIANEKLAWAFDADADADADADADADADADADADAGELDDE; encoded by the coding sequence ATGACCGCGTACGAACCGGTTGAATCACCGGACGAAACGACGGTGTTCTCCTACCACGACCTCACACCTCCGACGCTCGCGGACGTCTTCAGAGCGCGACGAGTCACCGACCGCCACCTCCCGAAGACCCCGCTCGTCCGAAGCGAGTACCTCTCCGACGAACTGGACGCGGACGTGTATCTGAAGCGGGACGATACCCTCCCGACGGGCGCGTTCAAAGTTCGAGGGGGTCTCAACCTGTGCTCCCGACTCGACCCCGAGTTCCGCGACCGCGGCCTGATAGCGGCGAGTACGGGGAACCACGGTCAGTCCGTCGCGTACGCCGGACAGACGTTCGATATCCCCGTCGTCATCGCGGTTCCCGGTGAGCCGAACGAGGACAAAGTCGAGGCGATAGAGCGGTTCGGTGCGGAGGTTCACAGGGTGGGCCGCGACTACGACGACGCCCGGGAGTGGGCCGAGCAGCAGGCCAGCGAACACGGCTATCGGTACGTCCACTCGGCCAACGAACCGCTCCTCGTCGCCGGCGTCGGTACGGCGGGGTTGGAAGTTCTCGACGACCTCCCGGACGTCGACGCCGTCTTCTGTCCCATCGGCGGCGGGAGCAGCGCGTCGGGGTACTGCCTGACCGTCGGCGACGTGGCGGACGCCGACGTCGTCGGCGTCCAGTCGTCTAACGCGGACGCGATGTACCGAGCGTGGAAGGAGGGACATCTCGACCCCCAACCGACTGCGGACACCCTCGCGGAGGGGCTCCAGTCGCGCGTGCCGTTCGCGCTGACCTCCGAGATTCTCGGTGAGAAGCTCACGGACATGGTGACCGTCTCGGACGACGCGATACGGAGGGCCGTCCGGACCATGGTCGAACGAGAGCACATCCTCCTCGAAGGTGCCGGGGCCGCGAGCGTCGCGGGAGCGTTGGCGTCGGCCGACGAACTCGCCGGGAAGACGGTCGTCCTCCAACTGTCCGGCCGAAACATCGCCAACGAGAAGTTAGCGTGGGCGTTCGACGCTGACGCCGACGCTGACGCTGACGCCGACGCTGACGCTGACGCCGACGCTGACGCTGACGCCGATGCCGGGGAACTCGACGATGAGTGA
- a CDS encoding winged helix DNA-binding domain-containing protein, whose translation MTPLTTDLRRRNPTVPLELTAADAARYRLRSQRLAPRTDDETSVAELLASVCGIQAQEKPAAALGVRARSESLTEANLERALYEDRSVVRTWCMRGTFHLVAAADLPLYLSLFGETFASRGPEPKRLESMGLDESDIARAMELIRDALREDGPLTRGKIAGRLRRGGVDLDSESQAPYFLVRRAALSGILCEVAPKEGKPAYDLLDEWVPVDEPPDRQAALVDLARRYLRAFQPASVDDFAAWSGLYVRDVKLAWGLVADETTEVVVDDRDAAMLTEDLEAYESATESNTETADRVRLLPGYDSYLLGYEKEVRPIPRGYESQIWPGAGVIRPTLLVDGEVAGTWRLDRDRATTALVVDPFERFDPELEAPLRDEAEAIGRFLDTAVELRFANRAP comes from the coding sequence GTGACTCCCCTCACGACCGACCTTCGGCGAAGGAATCCGACAGTGCCGCTCGAACTCACCGCCGCTGACGCCGCTCGCTACCGCCTCCGCTCGCAACGACTCGCGCCGCGCACCGACGACGAGACATCGGTTGCAGAACTGCTCGCGTCGGTCTGCGGCATCCAAGCTCAGGAGAAACCCGCGGCCGCGCTCGGCGTCCGCGCCCGAAGCGAGTCGCTGACCGAAGCGAACCTCGAACGCGCGCTGTACGAGGACCGGTCGGTCGTCAGGACGTGGTGCATGCGCGGGACGTTCCATCTCGTCGCCGCTGCGGATCTTCCGCTCTATCTCTCGCTGTTCGGCGAGACGTTCGCGTCGCGCGGGCCGGAACCGAAGCGACTCGAATCGATGGGACTCGACGAGAGCGATATCGCCCGGGCGATGGAACTGATTCGCGACGCCCTCCGCGAGGACGGGCCGCTCACCCGAGGGAAGATAGCGGGGCGGCTTCGACGGGGCGGCGTCGACCTCGACTCCGAGAGCCAGGCACCGTACTTCCTCGTTCGCCGGGCGGCGCTCTCGGGTATCCTCTGCGAAGTCGCGCCGAAGGAGGGAAAGCCGGCTTACGACCTGCTCGACGAGTGGGTGCCGGTCGACGAGCCGCCGGACAGACAGGCCGCGCTCGTCGACCTCGCTCGCCGCTACCTGCGGGCGTTTCAACCCGCCTCCGTAGACGACTTCGCGGCGTGGTCGGGGTTGTACGTGCGCGACGTGAAACTCGCGTGGGGGCTCGTCGCCGACGAGACGACGGAAGTCGTCGTCGACGACCGCGACGCGGCGATGCTCACCGAAGACCTCGAAGCGTACGAGTCGGCGACGGAATCCAACACCGAGACCGCCGACCGCGTCCGGTTGCTCCCCGGCTACGACTCCTACCTCCTCGGCTACGAGAAGGAGGTCCGGCCCATCCCGCGGGGGTACGAGTCGCAGATCTGGCCGGGTGCCGGAGTCATCCGCCCGACGCTCCTCGTCGACGGCGAAGTCGCGGGAACGTGGCGGCTCGACCGCGACCGAGCGACGACGGCGCTCGTCGTCGACCCCTTCGAGCGGTTCGACCCCGAACTCGAAGCGCCGCTCCGAGACGAAGCCGAGGCTATCGGACGCTTTCTCGACACCGCGGTCGAACTCCGGTTCGCCAACCGAGCGCCGTAA
- a CDS encoding acyl-CoA dehydrogenase family protein, which produces MDLLDDSVVPEHAREVKRAAREFAEEHIEPNAEEYFRTGDYPWEILEAAQDAGLIAQDIGEEYGGKGFDMYQVLALAEEFYRADAGIGLTLMLASFGCEIVEHYGSEEQKEEYLRPVAECEQISGLAVSEPDTGSDMAGMTTTAEKTDEGYVLNGEKYWVGNAVEGDWLTVYAKTGDAEDRYSNYSMFIVETDTDGYEAEHIPEKMGMRASKQGHIVFDDCVVPEENLVGSEGGGFYMLADFFNHGRVAVGGHGLGLAAAAIEEAWEFVHDREAFGRNVSEFQAVQHILADMRMEFEAARALNWRAAQKVADNEDAGFWAAATKTKSTEVANFCAERGMQLHGGRSILTERRIARVYRDVRIPVIYEGANEIQRNLIYRQSK; this is translated from the coding sequence ATGGACCTTCTGGACGACAGCGTCGTCCCGGAGCACGCCCGCGAGGTCAAGCGGGCGGCCCGGGAGTTCGCCGAGGAACACATCGAACCGAACGCGGAGGAGTACTTCCGCACGGGCGACTACCCGTGGGAGATTCTGGAAGCGGCCCAGGACGCCGGCCTCATCGCCCAGGACATCGGCGAGGAGTACGGCGGCAAGGGCTTCGACATGTACCAGGTGCTCGCGCTCGCCGAGGAGTTCTACCGCGCCGACGCCGGTATCGGCCTCACGCTCATGCTCGCCAGTTTCGGCTGTGAGATCGTCGAGCACTACGGCAGCGAGGAGCAGAAGGAGGAGTACCTCCGCCCCGTCGCCGAGTGCGAGCAGATTTCGGGACTCGCCGTCTCCGAACCCGACACCGGCTCCGACATGGCCGGCATGACGACGACCGCCGAGAAGACCGACGAGGGCTACGTCCTCAACGGCGAGAAGTACTGGGTCGGAAACGCCGTCGAGGGCGACTGGCTCACCGTCTACGCGAAGACCGGCGACGCCGAGGACCGCTACTCGAACTACTCGATGTTCATCGTCGAGACCGACACCGACGGCTACGAGGCCGAGCACATCCCCGAGAAGATGGGGATGCGCGCCTCCAAGCAGGGTCACATCGTCTTCGACGACTGCGTCGTCCCGGAGGAGAACCTCGTCGGCAGCGAGGGCGGCGGCTTCTACATGCTCGCGGACTTCTTCAACCACGGCCGCGTTGCCGTCGGCGGTCACGGGCTCGGCCTCGCCGCCGCGGCCATCGAAGAGGCGTGGGAGTTCGTCCACGACCGGGAAGCGTTCGGCCGCAACGTCTCGGAGTTCCAGGCCGTCCAGCACATCCTCGCGGACATGCGCATGGAGTTCGAGGCCGCCCGCGCGCTCAACTGGCGCGCCGCGCAGAAGGTCGCCGACAACGAGGACGCCGGCTTCTGGGCGGCGGCGACGAAGACGAAGTCGACCGAGGTCGCCAACTTCTGCGCCGAGCGCGGGATGCAGCTCCACGGCGGCCGTTCCATCCTGACCGAGCGCCGCATCGCCCGCGTCTACCGCGACGTGCGCATCCCGGTCATCTACGAGGGCGCGAACGAGATTCAGCGCAACCTCATCTACCGGCAGTCGAAGTAA
- a CDS encoding UPF0058 family protein, which yields MKKQELVQFHSLLVLLGQEYIRRGDATRADFEPYRKLGVTPMSLQSSRADHEEAVMTLARTLASLSVSEATRESTVAFD from the coding sequence ATGAAAAAGCAGGAACTCGTCCAGTTCCACTCCCTGCTCGTCCTCCTCGGCCAAGAGTACATCCGCCGCGGCGACGCCACGCGAGCGGACTTCGAACCGTACCGAAAACTCGGCGTGACGCCGATGTCGCTGCAGTCCTCGCGTGCCGACCACGAGGAGGCGGTGATGACGTTGGCTCGCACCCTCGCTTCGCTCTCGGTGTCGGAGGCGACGAGAGAATCGACCGTCGCCTTCGACTGA
- a CDS encoding N-acyl homoserine lactonase family protein: MVDASIHLLDRGRVRADMNYVVDGYAMGSADNPDPEHEMTEFVVWSAVVDHPEATVLWDTGSHPEAGDGYWPAPLYGAFEHYDAADHDLESDLDAAGYALSDVDAVVTSHLHLDHAGGLYHFADTDVPVYVHEEELKFAYYSAKTTEGSVAYLASDFDYDLNWEIVHRHRTTLFEDFELLHLPGHTPGVMGAKLDLPGETVLVAGDECYVDANYADEVPLGPGLLWSDRDWFDSLQLLKELQRRHDADVLYGHDLERFQSFDGGWNR, encoded by the coding sequence ATGGTTGACGCCAGCATCCACCTGCTCGACCGGGGTCGCGTCCGCGCGGACATGAACTACGTCGTCGACGGCTACGCGATGGGAAGCGCCGACAACCCCGACCCCGAACACGAGATGACGGAGTTCGTCGTCTGGAGCGCCGTCGTCGACCACCCCGAGGCGACGGTGCTGTGGGACACCGGCTCGCATCCGGAGGCGGGCGACGGCTACTGGCCCGCGCCGCTGTACGGCGCGTTCGAACACTACGACGCCGCCGACCACGACCTCGAATCCGACCTCGACGCCGCGGGCTACGCGCTCTCGGACGTCGACGCCGTCGTGACGAGCCATCTCCACCTCGACCACGCGGGCGGCCTCTATCACTTCGCGGACACCGACGTTCCCGTCTACGTCCACGAGGAGGAACTGAAGTTCGCCTACTACAGCGCGAAGACGACAGAGGGCTCTGTCGCCTACCTCGCCTCTGACTTCGACTACGACCTGAACTGGGAGATAGTCCACCGCCACCGTACGACCCTCTTCGAGGACTTCGAACTCCTCCACCTGCCGGGTCACACCCCCGGCGTGATGGGCGCGAAACTCGACCTCCCCGGCGAAACCGTGCTCGTCGCCGGCGACGAGTGTTACGTCGACGCCAACTACGCCGACGAGGTGCCGCTCGGTCCCGGCTTGCTCTGGAGCGACCGCGACTGGTTCGACAGCCTCCAACTCCTCAAGGAACTCCAGCGCCGCCACGACGCGGACGTGCTCTACGGCCACGACCTCGAACGGTTCCAGTCGTTCGACGGCGGGTGGAACCGGTAG